The following are encoded in a window of Bradyrhizobium sp. WBOS07 genomic DNA:
- a CDS encoding ABC transporter substrate-binding protein, with the protein MMKRLVAALALATLALTAAARAEDKPAKVTVGYLNLVNAQLVTKHLGLLAKEMPGVDIKYVKVGGGGDMLRAIAGNDVDFGGLGNPPTAIGATRALPIKGILVINLLDYVEAMVVRADKNITSLKDLKGRTVAAPFGSTTHYLLLQALKDEGVDPASIKIIDLAPSDIAAAWLRGDIDAAWFWEPNLDKAVKNGGKILITSGEMTKRGYPTWDIGVVMNAFAEKYPSYVDKFIKAECEGIDFWLKNPEKTAEIIAEELSLPLPDATRMMKGTGMVPCNKQLTEEYLGTTAKKGRFVDTLISTADFLVKQERLPKLLPRADFEAFIQPVYLEKVIGR; encoded by the coding sequence ATGATGAAGAGACTTGTTGCCGCGCTCGCACTTGCCACGTTGGCGCTCACGGCCGCCGCGCGGGCCGAGGACAAGCCGGCCAAGGTGACCGTCGGCTATCTGAATTTGGTGAACGCGCAGCTTGTCACCAAGCATCTCGGCCTGCTCGCCAAGGAGATGCCGGGTGTCGACATCAAATACGTCAAGGTCGGCGGCGGCGGCGACATGCTGCGCGCGATCGCCGGCAACGACGTCGATTTCGGCGGTCTCGGCAATCCCCCGACGGCGATCGGGGCGACCCGGGCCCTGCCGATCAAGGGCATCCTTGTGATCAATCTGCTCGACTATGTCGAGGCGATGGTGGTGCGGGCCGACAAGAACATCACGTCGCTCAAGGACCTCAAGGGCAGGACGGTCGCCGCGCCGTTCGGATCCACCACGCACTACCTGCTGTTGCAGGCATTGAAGGACGAGGGCGTCGATCCCGCCTCGATCAAGATCATCGATCTCGCGCCTTCGGACATCGCGGCCGCCTGGCTTCGCGGCGATATCGATGCCGCCTGGTTCTGGGAGCCGAACCTCGACAAAGCCGTCAAGAACGGTGGCAAGATCCTGATCACCTCGGGGGAGATGACCAAGCGTGGCTATCCGACCTGGGACATCGGCGTCGTCATGAATGCGTTCGCGGAGAAATATCCGTCCTACGTCGACAAGTTCATCAAGGCCGAATGCGAGGGAATCGATTTCTGGCTGAAGAACCCGGAGAAGACGGCCGAGATCATTGCGGAGGAGCTGTCGCTGCCGCTGCCCGACGCGACACGGATGATGAAGGGCACCGGCATGGTGCCTTGCAACAAGCAGCTCACCGAGGAATATCTCGGCACAACCGCGAAGAAGGGCAGGTTTGTCGACACGCTGATTTCCACCGCCGACTTTCTGGTGAAGCAGGAGCGACTGCCGAAACTGCTGCCGCGCGCCGACTTCGAAGCCTTCATCCAGCCGGTCTATCTCGAGAAGGTGATCGGCCGCTGA
- a CDS encoding amidase family protein, which yields MDISPRRLRAAYRSGTLKPSTVAAHVLSRLADADQSGVWISTAGPENVMAAARALDARIGEIDGLPLYGLVFSVKDCIDVAGEQTTSACPEFAYVAKDTSPVVADAIAAGGIYIGKTNMDQFATGLVGVRSPYGIARNPHNPDYIPGGSSSGAAVSVATGTSSFAFGTDTGGSGRVPASYCGVTGFKPAPGAFSQRGMVYACRSFDTISLYTRDPDDGYDVYRVLARRDPADCFAPVDFAGWTEQPCPARPLKLAAPRVDQLKFFGNPETERLFGAAMHRLRQLDLPITPVDFSPFTSINDLMFFGPFLAERDVSVGAFLDAHPDAGVKIVRDLVLGSRKFSAADAYRAFYEVKEVQRRLRGFWDAHDVLVVPTVGTILSIDDVARDPLTANFNNGYYTNYANPLGLAAIAVPNAMTTAGVPYGVTFLAPAGRERLLADLACAFTATAAVH from the coding sequence ATGGATATTTCGCCTCGCCGTCTTCGCGCCGCCTATCGCAGCGGAACGCTCAAGCCGTCGACCGTCGCCGCGCACGTGCTGTCGCGCCTGGCGGACGCCGACCAGAGCGGCGTCTGGATATCGACGGCGGGGCCCGAGAACGTCATGGCCGCGGCGCGCGCGCTCGATGCGCGCATCGGCGAGATCGACGGCCTGCCCCTCTACGGGCTCGTCTTTTCGGTCAAGGACTGCATCGACGTCGCGGGCGAGCAGACTACGTCGGCCTGTCCGGAATTTGCCTATGTCGCGAAGGATACGAGCCCGGTGGTCGCCGATGCCATTGCAGCCGGCGGGATCTATATCGGCAAGACCAACATGGACCAGTTCGCGACCGGGCTCGTCGGTGTTCGCTCGCCCTACGGCATCGCGCGCAATCCGCACAATCCTGACTACATTCCCGGCGGCTCCAGCTCGGGCGCGGCGGTGTCGGTCGCAACCGGAACGTCGTCCTTCGCGTTCGGCACCGACACCGGAGGATCGGGCAGGGTGCCTGCGTCCTATTGCGGCGTGACCGGCTTCAAGCCGGCGCCGGGCGCATTCAGCCAGCGCGGCATGGTGTATGCGTGCCGGAGCTTCGACACCATCTCGCTCTACACGCGCGATCCCGATGACGGCTACGACGTCTATCGCGTGCTGGCACGGCGTGATCCCGCGGACTGTTTTGCGCCGGTCGATTTCGCCGGATGGACGGAGCAGCCGTGCCCCGCGCGGCCGCTGAAGCTCGCAGCGCCCCGGGTCGATCAGCTCAAGTTCTTCGGCAATCCGGAGACGGAGAGGCTGTTCGGCGCCGCAATGCACCGGCTGCGGCAACTCGACCTGCCGATCACGCCGGTCGATTTCTCGCCGTTCACCTCGATCAACGACTTGATGTTCTTCGGTCCGTTCCTTGCCGAGCGCGACGTCTCGGTCGGTGCGTTCCTCGACGCCCATCCCGATGCGGGCGTCAAGATCGTCCGCGACCTCGTCCTCGGCAGCCGGAAGTTCTCCGCCGCCGATGCATACCGTGCGTTCTACGAGGTCAAGGAGGTCCAGCGTCGGCTTCGCGGTTTCTGGGATGCTCACGACGTGCTGGTGGTGCCGACGGTCGGCACCATCCTCAGCATTGATGATGTGGCGCGCGATCCGCTGACGGCCAACTTCAACAACGGTTACTACACCAACTACGCCAATCCGCTCGGGCTCGCCGCGATTGCAGTTCCCAATGCGATGACCACGGCGGGTGTGCCTTACGGGGTCACGTTCTTGGCGCCGGCGGGGCGGGAGCGCCTGCTCGCTGACCTCGCCTGCGCATTTACAGCTACGGCGGCCGTGCATTGA
- a CDS encoding Crp/Fnr family transcriptional regulator: MGRGHAHEVADPGEPCAEARGAGTGRYVLKSLDKSDLDLVMRTGRLATYQNREHLLREGEPANGIHIILSGIVESTHAGTQGRELMLATWEAGDFVGAPYILGDHRHSWSARALGRVEALHLDQDAIRRLIAESPSFAVALIECLGFKGETYSMLAQTLAGQKAAERLVLLLVKLCENAAQDENGPISLGRITQANLARMIGATRQSISLILNRLQDEGIISTGPTKMVVNDLAALRKQVTD, translated from the coding sequence GTGGGGCGCGGTCATGCGCATGAGGTCGCCGATCCGGGTGAGCCGTGCGCGGAGGCGCGAGGCGCCGGCACCGGGCGCTATGTGCTGAAGTCGTTGGACAAGTCCGATCTGGATCTGGTGATGCGGACCGGCAGGTTGGCGACCTACCAGAACCGCGAACATCTGCTGCGCGAAGGCGAGCCCGCGAACGGCATCCACATCATTTTGAGCGGGATCGTCGAAAGCACCCACGCCGGTACGCAGGGGCGAGAACTGATGCTGGCGACCTGGGAGGCCGGCGACTTCGTCGGCGCCCCCTACATTCTCGGCGATCATCGGCATAGCTGGTCGGCGCGCGCGCTCGGCCGGGTCGAGGCGCTGCATCTCGACCAGGATGCGATCCGCCGGCTCATCGCGGAGTCGCCTTCGTTCGCAGTCGCGCTGATCGAGTGTCTCGGCTTCAAGGGCGAGACCTATTCGATGCTGGCGCAGACGCTGGCCGGGCAGAAGGCTGCGGAACGACTGGTGCTGCTGCTGGTGAAACTGTGCGAGAACGCGGCGCAGGACGAGAATGGTCCGATCTCACTCGGCCGAATCACGCAGGCCAATCTCGCGCGCATGATCGGCGCGACACGGCAGTCGATCAGCCTGATCCTCAACCGACTCCAGGACGAGGGCATCATCTCGACCGGCCCGACCAAGATGGTCGTCAATGATCTCGCCGCGTTGAGAAAGCAGGTGACAGACTAG
- a CDS encoding DUF6665 family protein, whose amino-acid sequence MSRDLRPPVDILHYEMVQEQASALGRMGRALEQALARLREFDAAHAAAETAASMQPARRKLVLEAGQALWMFVVQREATGLRDSRHIMRTYNVPGEVQRCMGLAPLTTGSR is encoded by the coding sequence ATGTCTCGTGATCTTCGCCCGCCGGTCGACATCCTCCACTACGAGATGGTCCAGGAACAGGCCTCGGCACTCGGACGAATGGGCCGCGCCCTCGAACAGGCGCTGGCGCGCTTGCGCGAGTTTGACGCCGCCCACGCCGCCGCGGAAACTGCAGCCTCGATGCAGCCGGCCAGGCGCAAGCTGGTGCTGGAAGCCGGCCAGGCGCTCTGGATGTTCGTGGTCCAGCGCGAGGCGACGGGCCTGCGCGACAGCCGCCACATCATGCGCACCTACAACGTCCCGGGCGAGGTGCAGCGCTGCATGGGGCTGGCACCGTTGACAACAGGCTCGAGATGA
- a CDS encoding TetR/AcrR family transcriptional regulator, with translation MVVADRDHLHAAQEEDGTKRRQILDGARKVFMDLGFDGASMGEIARAAQVSKGTLYVYFADKSALFEAIIEEEALQHGQVVFNFDPARDAEATLREFGLAYLHLICRPGGGSAIRTVMAIAERMPDVGRRYYARVLDKSISRLSGYLKARVVARDLDIEDCDLAASQFMELAKASLFLPFVFQAAPAPSEQRMAEVVDSATRMFLAAYKTK, from the coding sequence ATGGTTGTAGCCGACCGAGACCATCTGCACGCCGCCCAGGAGGAGGACGGCACCAAGCGTCGCCAGATCCTGGACGGTGCCCGCAAGGTGTTCATGGATCTGGGTTTCGACGGCGCCAGTATGGGCGAGATCGCGCGCGCCGCGCAGGTCTCCAAGGGCACGCTCTACGTCTACTTCGCCGACAAGTCTGCGCTGTTCGAAGCCATCATCGAGGAAGAGGCCCTCCAGCACGGCCAGGTCGTGTTCAACTTCGATCCTGCCCGCGATGCCGAGGCCACGCTGAGGGAATTTGGCCTCGCCTACCTTCACCTGATCTGCCGGCCCGGTGGCGGATCGGCGATCCGGACCGTGATGGCGATCGCTGAACGCATGCCTGATGTCGGCCGCCGCTATTACGCGCGGGTGCTGGACAAGAGTATCAGCCGCCTCTCCGGTTATCTCAAGGCGCGTGTGGTCGCGCGCGATCTCGATATCGAGGATTGCGATCTTGCCGCCTCGCAGTTCATGGAACTGGCCAAGGCTTCGCTCTTCCTGCCCTTCGTGTTCCAGGCCGCGCCGGCACCGTCGGAACAGCGCATGGCCGAGGTGGTCGACAGCGCTACGCGGATGTTTCTGGCGGCGTACAAGACGAAGTAG
- a CDS encoding HlyD family secretion protein — protein MAASRDQAARVLRQEAAEQAGGNAAIENSAPVTEHLRGERVEEAKRRPAEALEKPATDDPAAAAPDAPAGGAPKSGKRKFVLMGFGLLLALAVASYAGYYTLVGRFYVSTDDAYVRANNTMLGARVSGHVASILAGDNSPVRASDVVLRIDDGDYKIAVEAAATKIATQQAAIDRIGRQVAALDSQVAQAKAQLVSAQAGLKRADLDYERQQALSTKGFASRAVFESSEAGRDQGAAAVKAAQAAYDVAVSNVEVAKAQQAEAQAQLAELKTTLAKAERDLSFTAVRAPVNGTFSNRLVNTGDFVAVGQRLGNIVPLDDVYIDANFKETQLKRIRPGQPVTIKVDAYGMRKFSGVVDSIAAGAGSVFTLLPPDNATGNFTKIVQRVPVRIRVPKSVAKQNLLRAGMSVYATVDTNKGAADADSEVDLDDPAVHPQ, from the coding sequence ATGGCGGCATCGAGAGACCAGGCTGCGCGAGTCCTTCGCCAGGAAGCGGCGGAGCAAGCCGGCGGTAACGCTGCGATCGAGAACTCTGCTCCCGTTACCGAGCACTTGCGCGGTGAAAGGGTCGAGGAGGCCAAGCGCCGCCCCGCTGAGGCGCTGGAGAAGCCCGCGACTGACGACCCGGCCGCAGCAGCGCCGGATGCACCCGCAGGCGGTGCTCCCAAATCCGGCAAGCGCAAATTCGTCCTGATGGGCTTCGGTCTGCTGCTCGCGCTCGCCGTCGCGAGCTATGCCGGCTATTACACGCTGGTCGGCCGCTTCTACGTCTCCACCGACGACGCCTACGTCCGCGCCAACAACACCATGCTGGGCGCGCGGGTGTCCGGACACGTCGCCTCGATCCTCGCCGGCGACAACAGCCCGGTGCGCGCCAGCGACGTCGTCCTGCGCATCGACGACGGCGACTACAAGATCGCGGTCGAGGCCGCCGCCACGAAGATCGCGACCCAGCAGGCCGCCATCGATCGCATCGGCCGCCAGGTCGCCGCGCTCGACAGCCAGGTGGCGCAGGCCAAGGCTCAGCTCGTCTCGGCCCAAGCGGGCCTGAAGCGCGCCGATCTCGATTACGAGCGCCAGCAGGCGCTGAGCACCAAGGGGTTCGCCTCGCGTGCCGTGTTCGAGAGCTCGGAAGCCGGACGCGACCAGGGCGCCGCCGCGGTCAAGGCCGCGCAGGCCGCCTACGACGTTGCCGTCAGCAATGTCGAGGTCGCCAAGGCGCAGCAGGCCGAAGCGCAGGCCCAGCTCGCCGAGCTCAAGACCACGCTCGCCAAGGCCGAGCGCGACCTCAGCTTCACGGCGGTGCGTGCGCCGGTCAACGGCACGTTCTCCAATCGCCTCGTCAACACCGGCGACTTCGTCGCGGTCGGTCAGCGCCTCGGCAACATCGTGCCGCTGGACGACGTCTACATCGACGCCAATTTCAAGGAGACGCAGCTCAAGCGCATCCGTCCCGGCCAGCCGGTGACGATCAAGGTCGACGCCTACGGCATGCGCAAGTTCTCCGGCGTGGTCGACAGCATCGCGGCGGGCGCGGGCTCGGTGTTCACGCTGCTGCCGCCCGATAACGCCACCGGCAATTTCACCAAGATCGTGCAGCGCGTGCCGGTCCGCATCCGCGTGCCGAAGTCGGTGGCGAAGCAGAACCTGCTCCGGGCCGGCATGTCGGTCTATGCCACCGTCGACACCAACAAGGGCGCGGCCGACGCCGACAGCGAGGTCGACCTCGACGATCCCGCGGTCCATCCGCAGTAG
- a CDS encoding DHA2 family efflux MFS transporter permease subunit yields the protein MATATTASPAMMADPASERIAPKRLFAFIIMVFGMFMSILDIQIVSASLSEIQAGLSASSSEVSWVQTAYLIAEVIAIPLSGFLSRAFGTRLLFAISAAGFTAASLLCGFATTIEEMILWRALQGFLGAGMIPTVFASAYTVFPRTKFHIVGPIIGLVATLAPTIGPTVGGYITDLMSWNWLFFINVVPGIGITVGVLALVDFDEPHFELLDRFDWWGLLFMASFLGTLEYVLEEGPQYQWMQDTSVAICAWICGLSAIAFFWRVFTAAEPIVNLRTFSDRNFAVGCTLQFCIGIGLYGLTYIYPRYLAEVRGYSALMIGDTMFVSGITMFLVAPLVGRLMAKVDMRYMIAFGLVVFALGSYQMTWMTRDYDFYELLVPQILRGVGMMFAMVPTNNVALGTLPPDKVKNASGVFNLMRNLGGALGLAVINTVLNDRTDLHISRLQERVTWGNATATETLNMFMQKFQGLGDSALMAMKQLSQLVHRQAVVMSFGDAFFILTLFYLALSFLVLLLNRPPSPFGAGGDAH from the coding sequence ATGGCAACCGCCACCACCGCTTCACCTGCCATGATGGCGGACCCGGCGTCGGAGCGCATCGCGCCGAAGCGGCTGTTCGCCTTCATCATCATGGTGTTCGGGATGTTCATGTCGATCCTGGACATCCAGATCGTCTCGGCATCCCTCAGCGAGATCCAGGCCGGCCTGTCGGCAAGCTCCAGCGAAGTCTCATGGGTCCAGACCGCCTATCTGATCGCCGAGGTCATCGCGATTCCGTTGTCGGGGTTCCTGTCGCGCGCCTTCGGCACGCGGCTGTTGTTCGCGATCTCGGCGGCCGGCTTCACCGCCGCGAGCCTGCTCTGCGGCTTTGCCACCACCATCGAGGAGATGATCCTTTGGCGCGCGCTGCAGGGATTCCTGGGCGCCGGCATGATCCCGACGGTGTTCGCCTCGGCCTATACCGTCTTCCCGCGAACGAAATTTCACATCGTCGGCCCCATCATCGGGCTGGTCGCGACCCTTGCTCCCACCATCGGGCCGACGGTCGGCGGCTACATCACCGACCTGATGTCGTGGAATTGGCTGTTCTTCATCAACGTCGTGCCCGGCATCGGCATCACCGTCGGCGTGCTGGCGCTGGTCGATTTCGACGAGCCGCATTTCGAGCTGCTCGACCGCTTCGACTGGTGGGGCCTGCTGTTCATGGCGAGCTTCCTCGGCACGCTGGAATATGTGCTGGAGGAGGGCCCGCAATATCAATGGATGCAGGACACGTCGGTCGCGATTTGCGCCTGGATCTGCGGTCTTTCGGCCATCGCCTTCTTCTGGCGCGTGTTCACGGCGGCCGAGCCGATCGTCAATTTGCGCACCTTCTCGGACCGCAATTTCGCCGTCGGCTGCACGCTGCAGTTCTGCATCGGCATCGGGCTCTATGGCCTGACCTACATCTATCCGCGCTATCTCGCCGAGGTGCGCGGCTACAGCGCGCTGATGATCGGCGACACCATGTTCGTCTCCGGCATCACCATGTTCCTGGTCGCGCCGCTGGTCGGCCGGCTCATGGCGAAGGTCGACATGCGCTACATGATCGCGTTCGGCCTCGTCGTGTTCGCGCTCGGCTCCTACCAGATGACCTGGATGACGCGGGATTATGATTTCTATGAATTGCTGGTGCCGCAAATCCTGCGTGGCGTCGGCATGATGTTCGCGATGGTCCCGACCAACAACGTCGCACTCGGCACGCTGCCGCCCGACAAGGTGAAGAATGCGAGCGGCGTGTTCAACCTGATGCGCAATCTCGGCGGCGCGCTCGGCCTCGCCGTCATCAACACCGTGCTCAACGACCGCACCGATCTTCACATCAGCCGCCTGCAGGAGCGCGTGACCTGGGGCAACGCCACCGCGACCGAAACCCTGAACATGTTCATGCAGAAATTTCAGGGACTTGGCGATTCCGCGCTGATGGCCATGAAGCAGCTTTCCCAGCTGGTTCATCGCCAGGCCGTGGTGATGAGCTTCGGCGATGCCTTCTTCATCCTGACACTGTTCTATCTCGCCCTCAGCTTCCTGGTGCTGCTGCTGAACAGGCCGCCGTCGCCGTTCGGCGCCGGGGGCGATGCGCACTAA
- a CDS encoding ABC transporter ATP-binding protein gives MTALSKRPAAIRVVLPFVFRHWLKQPGRGLIVAGGLLGATIADLFMPVFSGHLVDALTRGPSDPEARHAALVAFGAIVALGAASMVLRLIGLQAIVPFTLKIMSDVAQDAFTRVQRFSTDWHANSFAGSTVRKITRGMWALDLLNDTILMALAPSLLVLVGSMILIGVHWTSLGLVIAIGAILYVTTTVVFSTRYIAPAARVSNAWDTKVGGTLADALTCNAVVKSFGAEMREDARLARVINRWRVRVRRTWFRYNYTAMAQLSLLLALRASVIGGSVLLWMSGHASPGDVTYVLTSYYVIHAYLRDVGMHINNLQRSVNDMDELVAIHDEPIGIVDASDARPIAIEGGEIVFDDVTFHYGGHRAPLYDGLSVTIRAGERVGLVGRSGSGKTTFVKLVQRLYDVSGGRVLIDAQDIALATQQSLRSQIAIVQQEPILFHRTLAENIAYGRPGASLEAIEQAARLANAHDFILRLPKGYGTLVGERGVKLSGGERQRVALARAFLADAPVLILDEATSSLDSESEALIQQAMERLMKGRTSIVIAHRLSTVRSLDRILVFDRGEIVEQGTHAVLASKPGGIYRGLFERQVVELGHIAAAE, from the coding sequence ATGACCGCTCTGTCCAAGAGACCCGCCGCCATTCGCGTGGTGCTGCCCTTCGTATTCCGGCACTGGCTGAAGCAGCCGGGGCGCGGTCTGATCGTGGCCGGCGGCCTCCTAGGTGCGACCATCGCCGATCTGTTCATGCCGGTGTTCTCGGGGCACCTGGTCGATGCGCTGACGCGTGGTCCGTCGGACCCCGAGGCGCGCCACGCCGCGCTGGTGGCATTCGGCGCCATCGTGGCGCTGGGCGCGGCCTCGATGGTGCTGCGGCTTATCGGACTGCAGGCGATCGTGCCGTTCACGCTGAAGATCATGTCCGACGTCGCGCAGGACGCGTTCACGCGCGTGCAGCGCTTCTCGACCGACTGGCACGCGAACTCCTTTGCCGGCTCCACGGTGCGCAAGATCACCCGTGGCATGTGGGCGCTCGACCTGCTCAACGATACCATCCTGATGGCGCTGGCGCCTTCGCTGCTGGTGCTGGTCGGCTCGATGATCCTGATCGGCGTGCACTGGACCTCGCTCGGTCTCGTGATCGCGATCGGGGCGATCCTCTACGTCACCACCACGGTGGTGTTCTCGACGCGCTACATCGCGCCGGCCGCACGCGTCTCCAATGCCTGGGACACCAAGGTCGGCGGCACGCTGGCGGACGCCCTGACCTGCAACGCGGTGGTGAAATCCTTCGGCGCCGAAATGCGCGAGGACGCGCGGCTGGCCCGCGTCATCAACCGGTGGCGCGTGCGCGTGCGGCGAACCTGGTTTCGCTACAACTATACCGCCATGGCGCAGTTGTCGCTGCTGCTGGCCTTGCGCGCCTCCGTGATCGGCGGCTCGGTGCTGCTGTGGATGTCCGGACATGCCTCGCCCGGCGACGTCACTTATGTGCTGACGAGCTATTACGTCATCCATGCGTACTTGCGAGACGTGGGCATGCACATCAACAACCTCCAGCGCTCGGTCAACGACATGGACGAATTGGTGGCGATCCATGACGAGCCGATCGGGATTGTAGATGCGTCCGATGCGCGGCCGATCGCGATCGAGGGCGGCGAGATCGTGTTCGACGACGTCACGTTCCACTATGGCGGCCATCGCGCGCCGCTCTACGACGGGCTGTCGGTGACGATCCGGGCCGGCGAACGCGTGGGCCTGGTCGGACGCTCGGGCTCCGGCAAGACCACCTTCGTCAAGCTGGTGCAGCGGCTCTACGACGTCAGCGGCGGCCGCGTGCTGATCGACGCGCAGGATATCGCGCTCGCCACCCAGCAATCGCTGCGCAGTCAGATCGCGATCGTGCAGCAGGAGCCGATCCTGTTTCACCGCACCCTTGCGGAGAACATTGCCTATGGCCGGCCGGGTGCCAGCCTGGAGGCGATCGAGCAGGCGGCGCGGCTGGCGAATGCGCACGACTTCATCCTGCGCCTGCCGAAGGGCTACGGCACGCTGGTCGGCGAGCGCGGCGTGAAGCTGTCGGGCGGCGAGCGGCAGCGCGTGGCGCTGGCGCGTGCGTTCCTGGCGGATGCGCCGGTGCTGATTCTGGACGAGGCGACCTCGAGCCTCGATTCGGAATCGGAGGCGCTGATCCAGCAGGCGATGGAGCGGCTGATGAAGGGCCGCACCTCGATCGTGATTGCGCACCGGCTGTCGACGGTAAGGAGCCTCGACCGCATCCTGGTGTTCGACCGCGGCGAGATCGTCGAGCAGGGCACCCACGCCGTGCTCGCGAGCAAGCCCGGCGGCATCTATCGCGGCCTGTTCGAGCGCCAGGTGGTGGAGCTCGGACATATCGCGGCGGCGGAATGA
- a CDS encoding MATE family efflux transporter yields the protein MKDLTNGSIVRHILAMAPPIMVGMVTIMICQLVDLYFVSGLGDAAVAGVAAAGNAGFLVNGLMQVLGVGAVALIAHAVGRKDRADANLIFNQAMLLSVLFGALTLVAGAALSRPYMHSIAADQATIEAGTTYLLWFVPALALQFATQVMGSALRATGIVRPVMLVQTLAVVINIALAPVLISGWGTGHAFGVAGAGLASSIAVAVGALMLLVYFCKVERYVAFSAAQWRPQLRHLMRILDVGLPAGGEFAMMFIFMAVVYYVLRDFGAAAQAGFGIGQRVLGLINMPALAVGLAAGPIAGQNFGAANAARVRETFIKTALIVTLVMAGFMILAQVRPELLLGGFSNDRETMEIAYLFLRIISLNMIAQGLIFTCSSMFQALGNTKPVLLTSATRVFTYSLPAIWLSTLPGFRMEHVWYLSVATTTLQAGLSLWLLHREFNKRLTLVPKEKTPEQESLEPVAPLAREPV from the coding sequence ATGAAAGACCTGACGAACGGCTCCATCGTGAGACACATCCTGGCCATGGCCCCTCCAATCATGGTCGGCATGGTCACGATCATGATCTGCCAGCTGGTCGACCTCTACTTCGTGTCGGGCCTCGGCGATGCCGCGGTCGCGGGCGTTGCCGCGGCCGGCAATGCCGGCTTCCTCGTCAACGGGCTGATGCAGGTGCTGGGCGTCGGCGCGGTGGCGCTGATCGCGCATGCCGTGGGACGGAAGGACCGGGCGGATGCGAACCTGATCTTCAACCAGGCGATGCTGCTGTCGGTGCTGTTCGGAGCGTTGACCTTGGTCGCAGGTGCCGCGCTGTCGCGCCCCTACATGCATTCGATCGCCGCGGACCAGGCCACGATCGAGGCCGGGACCACTTACCTGCTGTGGTTTGTGCCGGCGCTCGCGCTGCAGTTCGCGACCCAGGTGATGGGATCGGCGCTGCGCGCCACCGGGATCGTTCGTCCCGTCATGCTGGTGCAGACGCTTGCCGTGGTCATCAATATCGCTCTGGCGCCGGTTCTGATCTCGGGATGGGGCACCGGCCATGCGTTCGGGGTGGCCGGCGCGGGTCTGGCGAGCTCAATCGCGGTCGCCGTCGGCGCGCTGATGCTGCTGGTCTATTTCTGCAAGGTCGAGCGCTATGTCGCCTTCAGCGCGGCGCAGTGGCGGCCGCAGCTGCGCCATCTCATGCGCATTCTCGACGTCGGCCTGCCGGCCGGCGGCGAGTTCGCGATGATGTTCATCTTCATGGCGGTGGTCTATTACGTGCTGCGCGATTTCGGCGCGGCGGCGCAAGCGGGATTCGGCATCGGGCAGCGCGTGCTCGGCCTGATCAACATGCCTGCGCTCGCGGTCGGGCTGGCGGCCGGGCCGATCGCCGGACAGAATTTCGGCGCAGCCAACGCGGCGCGCGTGCGGGAAACTTTCATCAAGACCGCTTTGATCGTCACGCTCGTGATGGCCGGCTTCATGATCCTTGCGCAGGTGAGGCCGGAGTTGCTGCTCGGTGGATTCTCGAACGACCGCGAAACCATGGAGATCGCCTATCTGTTCCTGCGGATCATCTCGCTCAATATGATCGCGCAAGGGCTGATCTTCACCTGCTCGAGCATGTTCCAGGCCCTCGGCAACACCAAGCCGGTGCTCTTGACCTCGGCGACACGCGTGTTCACCTACTCCCTGCCGGCGATCTGGCTCTCGACGCTGCCGGGCTTCCGCATGGAGCACGTCTGGTATCTCTCGGTCGCGACGACCACGTTGCAGGCCGGCTTGAGCCTGTGGCTGCTGCATCGCGAGTTCAACAAGCGCCTGACGTTGGTGCCGAAGGAGAAGACCCCGGAGCAAGAGAGCCTCGAACCCGTCGCGCCTCTCGCCCGCGAGCCGGTGTGA